actgacCATAATTATTCAAATGCTAAATTAAGTAGaaaccaaatattaaaataatgttaattttgtttgttttttaaacacttCCGAGGCACACTAGgaaaacagagggaaaagaaaaatcaaaggaaaagagtCATATTTCAACCACTTAAGGAAGCATGTGTAAACTAAAAATAATGGATaggaaaaatgaggaaatgttTTAACAAGCACTACTTTCTCAGACAactgaaaaatttgaaatatccTGCATGTTAATAATAGTCAAATGGCTAGGTGAATTATGGTTCTTCCATGAACTGGTTTATTTTATAACCAGCTGAAATTATGTTAaaactatattataaataattataaatatatgtatgtaaaatacaaatatatttcacataaattATGTTTGTAGTCTATATGAAATATAGTTTTGGATATGtaagttcagtttagtcattcagtcatgtctgactctttgtgagcccatgaactgcagcacaccaggcttccctgtccatcatatctttttgctttttcatactgttcatgaggttcttacagagaaggcaatggcaccccactccagtactcttgcctggaaaatcccatggactgaggagcctggtaggctgcggtccatggggtcgccaagagtcggacgcgactgagcgacttccctttcacttttcactttcacgcactggagaaggaaatggcaacccactccagtgttcttgcctggagaatcccagggacgggggagcctggtgggcttccgtctatggggtcacacagagtcggacacgactgaagtgacttagcacatgaggttctcaaggcaataatactgaagttgtttgccattccgttctccactgtttcatcagaactctccaccatgacttgtcCAACTTGGGTGGCcatacacggcatggctcatagtttcattgagttagacatgtaaaaataagtgtaaaaatcaaaggaaaaacgGGGAACCACAGTGGCAAATGCAATATGTGTAACTTCTTTATGCATTTCATTATCTATGATCATTTATCTATCTCAGATGATATAATGGATACTTAGGAAGTAATATTTAGAGAATGCTGAGCCTGCTCTTGATTGGAAatgaagagtaaataaaaaattacatacgagaaatgctttttgaaaagagtatggctttttaaaatgctttttgacAAGACTACCGGTTAAATTATAGTACATCTTTGtataaaaacaatggaaagatGATAAAAATGCCTACAGATGTGTacagttggttgtttttttttttacagttggtttttaaataatttttttaagagttatatttatttggcaggaatttttaggacttcaagcctgagGAGGCAGTGTGTCaaataaccctgagagaactgctctgaggaggcaaggTAGGAGgaagccaggttatatagaagttttgcaaccaagggcaggtggtctgaatgacaaaagattattgttaatttaaaaaacccaaatataccaagttaaggaatttagtgcttgtctatgtatgggaagatgcaagagtctgggctcactgaaatcattcctttgatatgcagcTCAGTTATCTGCAGACACTATCCTGTGTTTTCATATCCTGAGTTTTCTCAGGGCTCATCGGCTCACCATCCTTGGTGGCTGCAATTGCTAATGACTAGAGATGTACAGTTTTAGCATGGGCATATGTCTACATTACTTTGCTAAGTGAGAAAGGTACATTCTGGAATAGTAAGTGGAATATAGtccaaattaacaaaaaaaaaattatttacctgCACACAAATACACCATAGAAAATATATACCAATCTTTTGTAAGATATGAACATTTGTTATCTCCATTTGATAAGAAATAAGTAACTTTATacagcttttatttctaatatattgTCTGATGTGGGATGAGGGAGAATTTTCAAGAATGAGAGCTGTTTGGCTGTGTGAAATATTTCTCATGTGTCATGTAGAATGAATATTGACCATTGAATTCGGCAGGGTAGAGGTCACTGTAACATGCGTGCAACATGAAGGGAAAATGATTggtatgagattaaaaaaatagaaaagtatcgAAACCTGAATATATAGAGAGCTCTTTCAGATGTTTTTCTgtgatggaaacagtgaaagaagaaggagaaggaacagaggaggaggaaaaggagacaagaaagaggaggaggagcaagaggaggaaaagaagggatACAGAGGAAAAGCAATGGGCAAATATATGGATGCCAGAGGTTTTTGCGTGCTAgtttccctccatccctccctctgaaacattcctttccttcctcccttccttctctgtccTTTCTCCCTCCGTCCTCCAAACctggcttcctccctcccttccttctgatAGAACAAGTAACAGAATGAATGTGGGTAGAGGTGAGCctgtgaaaatgaaaactttgtGATAGAGCAGACAAAGGGAAGAATATACACAGCCATGCCCCAAAATAGATAAGAGGAATAAGAACTGCATCATTATGTCAAGGCATGCAACAAACCAGGACAGGAAAGTATAATCTAGCGATTATCCATAATTTGTCTTTTTCCAAATACCTATCTAGAGTACGAATGAATTAAGAAGGCGAGCTGGTTTATTTTTCAGACTCTGATTGAGAAATGTTGAGAAAAGAGTAATTTTGCTTCCATTTCCAAAGTCATATCTTTTTTTGACACAAAACCTGAGATACCTGGTCCTGGATCTGTTTAGTTTTGATCCCATAAATGATGGGATTCAGCATAGTAGGAGCCAGAATGCAAACATTGGCCAGTAAGACATGGACATGGGGTAAGATATGACGTGCAAATCGAGGAGTGAAAGCTGAGAAGATCCCAGGTCCATAAAAGAGTATGATGACACAGACATGGGAGCCACATGTATTGAGAGTTTTGTGGCGAGCATCTCGAGAAGGGATGCGGAAGACAGCACGGAGAATAAGCATATATGATACAAATATTAGCACAACATCTAAGGTCACTGTTGACAACAGGACAAAAAATCCATACCAGAAGTTTACTCGTATGTCATCACAGGAAAATTTGGCCACGGCGATGTGCTCACAAACAGTGGTTGGAAAAATGTTACTTTTACAAAAAGTTAGCCTTTTCAGTAGAAATATTATTGGGAACATTGTACCGTAACTTC
Above is a genomic segment from Bos javanicus breed banteng chromosome 15, ARS-OSU_banteng_1.0, whole genome shotgun sequence containing:
- the LOC133261034 gene encoding olfactory receptor 52B4-like codes for the protein MTVFNHTGVSHTVFYFVGIPGLEDQHVWISIPFFISYVIALLGNSLLIFIILTKRSLHEPMYLFLCMLSGADLVLSTCTIPQALAIFWFNAREISLDRCITQLFFIHSTFISESGILLVMAFDRYIAICYPLRYTTILTHTLIGKIGVTIFLRSYGTMFPIIFLLKRLTFCKSNIFPTTVCEHIAVAKFSCDDIRVNFWYGFFVLLSTVTLDVVLIFVSYMLILRAVFRIPSRDARHKTLNTCGSHVCVIILFYGPGIFSAFTPRFARHILPHVHVLLANVCILAPTMLNPIIYGIKTKQIQDQVSQVLCQKKI